ACCATTCGCGGATTCGGTCGAAGCGTTGAAGCGCCTGCGCACGAAATTCCGCCTGGTTGCGATGACCAATGCCGACCGCGTCGCACTCTCTTGTTATGCGCACGCGCTCGGCAATCCCTTCGACGACACTGTCTGCGCCGATGACACCGGCGTTGCAAAGCCTAATCCGGAATTCTTCGCCTACAACAAGGGCCGCCAGTCGGCGTTCGGCTACAAGCAGTCGGACATCCTGCACGTCGCGCAGAGCCAGTACCACGACATCGGGATCGCGCGGAAACTCGGCTACCAGGTGTGCTGGATCGAGCGTCGCCAGGGTCTCGCCGGTTTCGGCGGAACGCCTGAGGTGCCGACCCTGACCAAGCCCGACTTCCATTTCCCAACCATGAAGGCCTTCGCCGACGCGGCCGTCGGCGCTGCGTGAGCACGAGCGGACGCATGACAGGGAATTGGACCGCGCCGCCATCCGCCAACTCGCTATGGGCGAGCACGGCGGAGCCTTCTCGCGCGTTTCCGGTCCTGTCGGGCGAACATCAGGCGGATGTGGTGATCATCGGCGCAGGCTACACCGGCCTGTCCGCGGCGCACCACATCGCCAAGAGCGGGCTGTCGCCGATCGTGCTGGAGGCGAGCCGCCCCGGCTGGGGCGCGAGCGGCCGCAATGGCGGCGTGATCACCGCAAAGTTCCGCCTGTCCTTCCGCGAGATCGACGCCGCGCATGGCCGCGCCGTGGCCAAGCGCATGTACGAGATCGCGCATGAATCCACCGACATCGTCGAGGAACTGGTCTCCGAATTCGGCATTACCAGCGCGGCGTTGACGCGGACCGGCCAGGTCAAGGCTGCGCATAACGAGACGACGCTGAAGGTTGCGATCGACGAAGCCGGCTGGATGAAGCGCGAGATGGGCGATGCCGAGGTCCGCATTCTCGATGCCAAGGGCGTGCGCGAGGAAACCGGCTCGGACGTCTTCGTCGGCGGCGTGCTCAATCCCGGCTCGGGCGGCATCCATCCGCTCAACTATGTGCGCGGCCTCGCAGATGGCGTAGCGCGCCGCGGCGTCGCCGTCTTCCAGGAGACGCCGGTGTTGAAGCTCCGGCGCGAGCAAGGCGACATCATCGCGGAGACGCCGCAAGGTGCGGTGCGCGCGAAGCAGGCGATCATCGCCACCAACAGCTATTCCGACCTGACGGATGCGACGCGGCACATGCAGCACACGCTGATCCCGTTCCGCAGCGCCATCATCGCGACCGACCAGCTGCCGCGCAATCTCGCTGGCTCCCTGATGCCGACGGGGCGCACCTACACCGAGACCAAGCGCATGATGCGCTGGTTCCGCATGGTCGATAACCGCGTGATCTTTGGCGGCCGCGGCGCCTTCGGCAAGCAGGATTCGGAATCCGCCTTCGAGGCTCTTCGCAAGGCGATGGTCGGTATCTTCCCTGATCTTGCGGACGTGCCGCTCGCGTTCAAATGGTCGGGCCTCGTCGGCATGACGCTGGACTCGGTGCCGCATATCGGCCGGCTGGATGACCGCACGCTGTTCTCGATGGGCTACAACGGCGCGGGTGTGGCGATGGCGAGCCTGCTGGGCCGCTATCTCGCTGCCTTCGTTCGCGGCGAAAAGCCCGATGTCGGGCTGCTCGATGCGAGCCGCCTCAAGGTCATTCCGTTCTATTCGTTCCGCGAGCCCGCCGTGCGCATGGTCGCCGGCTGGTATCAGTTTCTGGACGCGATCGGGCAGTGAGTTTCTTTTTGGCGACAGAGGAGGCGAGGATGACGACG
This genomic interval from Bradyrhizobium sp. CB82 contains the following:
- a CDS encoding FAD-binding oxidoreductase; translation: MTGNWTAPPSANSLWASTAEPSRAFPVLSGEHQADVVIIGAGYTGLSAAHHIAKSGLSPIVLEASRPGWGASGRNGGVITAKFRLSFREIDAAHGRAVAKRMYEIAHESTDIVEELVSEFGITSAALTRTGQVKAAHNETTLKVAIDEAGWMKREMGDAEVRILDAKGVREETGSDVFVGGVLNPGSGGIHPLNYVRGLADGVARRGVAVFQETPVLKLRREQGDIIAETPQGAVRAKQAIIATNSYSDLTDATRHMQHTLIPFRSAIIATDQLPRNLAGSLMPTGRTYTETKRMMRWFRMVDNRVIFGGRGAFGKQDSESAFEALRKAMVGIFPDLADVPLAFKWSGLVGMTLDSVPHIGRLDDRTLFSMGYNGAGVAMASLLGRYLAAFVRGEKPDVGLLDASRLKVIPFYSFREPAVRMVAGWYQFLDAIGQ
- a CDS encoding HAD family hydrolase translates to MSSQAPFSNFKVLTFDVVGTLIDFETGVLAAVRRISGKTPAELSDDKIFASYKRGRDAHPERSSEVMFHVYRHLARELGLPADDASCDVFQLAVLRWAPFADSVEALKRLRTKFRLVAMTNADRVALSCYAHALGNPFDDTVCADDTGVAKPNPEFFAYNKGRQSAFGYKQSDILHVAQSQYHDIGIARKLGYQVCWIERRQGLAGFGGTPEVPTLTKPDFHFPTMKAFADAAVGAA